In Sphingobacterium sp. R2, the genomic stretch CACGATCATCGTGCACCTATTTATTGCTATTGTCCAACTGATGTTTTGGCGCAAATCTACTGCACAACGTTTTCTGAGCGTTGGTGGAAGTTTGCTCGTCCTTATTCTTGCTTTTAAATTATTCTTCAAGGTCTACGAAGGTGGTATTTTAACCATGAATGCCGCCAATTGGAAAGCTCCCTTTGGAATTGTCTTTGTTGCTGACCTATTCAGTAGCACCCTCGTCCTTCTCACATCAATTGCAGGTCTTGCTGTCTCTATCTTTTCCTGTGTCGGGGTAGGCCGCCAGCGTATTCTCTACGGATACTTCCCTATCTTCCACTTTTTAATGATGGGACTGAATGGAGCCTTTCTTACTGGAGATATCTTCAACCTGTATGTATGGTTTGAAGTAATTATCATTTCTTCTTTCGTACTCATGACATTGGGGGGAGAAAATCGCAACTGGAAGGTGCTGTAAAATATATGGCCATGAATATCCTGGCCTCCACATTTTTCTTAACAGGCATAGGCATACTTTATGGTATTTCAGGATCATTGAATATGGCCGACTTGGCCTTACGTATTCCAAAGATACAGAACCAAGCGCTAGTGGAAATTACGGCAACATTTTTTTTGATCGGTTTTGGTATTAAATCTGCCATATTTCCACTCTACTTCTGGCTACCATCATCTTATCATACCCCGCCCTCTGCAGTAGCGGCGACTTTCGGAGGCTTATTGACGAAAGTGGGTATCTACGCATTATTCAGGGTATTTTCTTTACTATTTATTCCTAATCATTTTACAAAAGAGCTGCTGATCGCACTAGCCATATTGACAATTTTGACTGGTGCCTTTGGTGCCTTGATCAAAACCAATATCCGAAGGTTGTTTTCCTATTTAATCGTTTGCCATATCGGGTTTATGATTGGCGGGCTAGGCCTATATAGTAAATGGGCCTTACTGGGGGCAATATTCTATCTGATCCACGATATCATGGTTAAAACCAATTTATTTCTAATTGCTGGTGTTGTACGTCAACTCCGCAGCACCATGGATATGAATAAATTGGGCGGGCTATATGCCCAATACCCCAAAATTTCTTTGCTTTTTGCCCTTGTTCTTTTTTCGCTTGTTGGCATACCGCCCCTATCGGGGTTCTGGCCTAAAGTCTATCTATTTAGAGACGCATTCCAGCTGGAAAATTATGCCTTTGCGGGAGCCCTGATCATCGGTAGTTTTATCACCTTATTTGTCATTGCCAAAATGTGGGCACAGGTATTCTGGAAAGATACACCTGATTTAGAAATAGTTGAAGATAAATTTGCAGATATGGTTGGGTATAAAAAAACAATGCTTATACTTCCGGTCGTTATTTTGGCATCTGCGTCCCTGTATATCGGACTCAATGCCGAGGCTATCATTCACGTGGCGGATCAGATTGCCACACAATTATTGGACACATCACCTTACATAAACGCTGTACTAGGAGGGCAGAAATAATATGATAAAGCAATTTTTAATGAACCTCATGTTATCCTTTATCTGGGTTGCACTGACGGGGTCGATGTATTACTCGAACTTTCTATTCGGTTTTATGCTCGGATTTGGTATACTCTGGTTGATGAACAGAAATGAGGCTGATCAGCGCTACTTCTATCGGGTACCCAAAACGCTGAGTTTTATTCTTTTTTTTCTGTGGGAAATGATCGTTGCCAATGTTCAGGTTGCGTATGATGTCATCACACCAAAATTTTTCATCAAACCGGCCATTGTAAAATATCCCATGGATGCAAAAACAGATTTAGAAATCAACCTGCTTTCAACCTTTATTTCGCTGACACCGGGAACACTTATTCTCGATGTAAGTGAAGATAAAAAAACGATCTTTATTCATGTAATGTACATGAAGAACAGGGAACAGTTTGTCTCTACGCTTAAAAATAATGTTGAACGAAGACTTTTAGAACTCTTAAGATGACTTTAAATAGCTATTTTGACTATGTAATCCTTCCAATCTTGACTGTTTCAGTGATATTGGCTTTTATTCGCCTGTATAAAGGACCCCAAATATTTGATCGTGTCATTGCCTTAGATCTCATTATCACCATTGGAATTGGCATTATTACCGTTTATAGTATACGAACTTCCCAGGAAGTATTTTTAGATATTGCCATGATATTAGCGCTTATCGCATTTCTCGGCACAATTGCATTTTCATTTTATTTAGAAAAACAAAGCAAAGATGAATGATATTACTTTAGCCATACTCAGCACGATAGGGGCACTGGCCATATTGTTTGCTTCTATTGGCATCTTGCGGATGCCGGATTTTTATTTACGTCTTTCCGTAACCGTCAAGGCGGCAACATTGGGTGTTGGGCTATTGCTCATCTGTGCTGCGGTGACTTTCCCGGATGTATCTGTAACAACGAAGGCCATAGCTATTGGTTTCTTCCTGATCCTAACAGCGCCAGTTGCAGCACACATGATTGGCCGAGCGGCATACATACAACGGGTAAAAACATGGAAGGGAACCACCTTAAATGATCTCGAAAAAGAGGGTAAATTAGATTGCAGAAAAGAAGATTTTTAAGAAAAGTGCACTTAGCCTTTCTTAAAAATCTTCTTAGCTTGATTAAAATAGAATACAAACAGGAGATGGCACAGCAATTTCTTTACCGGTATCCGTTAACAAACCAGTTTTTGTATCCCGGCTAAACAAAACAATGTTGTTCGTGTATTGATTGGCTACCAAAAGATATTTACCATCGGGAGAAAGATTAAAGTTACGCGGTCCCTTACCTTTAACCGCCATATTGGCTATTTTCTTTAATTCTCCATTTTTCTCTACCGAAAAAGTAGCTATCGTATTGGCGTCGCCCCGATTGGTTGCATACAAAAATTTGCCATCAGCAGATATCTTGATATCTGCCCCACCGTTACTTCCTTTAAAACCTTCCGGATTGATATCAAATGTGCTTTGATACATCCACGCATTGCCATCTTTCTTATAAAATGCAATTTGACCTGTCATTTCCAATATAACATACAAGAATTTCTCTTTCTTATCAAATGCAATATGTCGCGGACCTCCGCCCGCAGGTGTAAAGATATCTTCCGATTCCTCAGCAAGGCTATGGGTATTTCCAGTTTTATTAACTGGATAAATAGAAATCTCATCCAAACCAAGATCTTGGATATACAACTTATCCCCCTTTTTAGAGAAAAAAGTAGAATGTACATGTGGTTTTTCTTGCCGAACGGGATCCACTCCCTTACCTTCATGTTGTATGAGTCGCGCTCTTTTACTTAATACTCCGTTACTTTCTAGATCAAAGAGGGCCGCAGATCCGCCTGTATAGTTTGCTACGGCCAACAGGCTTCCATTAGGATGTACCTCGACGAAACAAGGCGCCCCACCCCCTGAAGGAAGCGAATTTAAAAAAGTTAAATGACCGTCCTTAAAAGAATAGGCTGAAACTGTCCCTTCTTGATTCGGAAGCTCATTAACGGCATAGATAAAGTTGTTACTCCTTGCCAGGAATGAAGGGTCTTTACTCTCCTGTGTACTCACCAATGTTGCGTCACCGGTTTTAACATCAAAATTATAGATATAAATCCCCTTGCTCTCGGTTTTACTGGTGTACGTACCCACAAACATAGGAATTTGCTGAGCGAAACTCGCTAGCGGCAAAATTGTCATCAAATAAATAAATGTTTTTTTCATAGAAATTACTTTATACGTGTTGATACATATCTTTCAAATCAGAACCTTATCTATTCACTCTTCGGCGCAAAGATCTAAAAACTCCGACTGTCTTGTCACCACAAAGATCCTCAATAGACTTGTTAAATTTGGTTAAAACAGTGCTTTCTAATAGTCAAATGCGTATTTTAGCGCATCAATTTTAACAATTCAAAAATTATCCATTTCAAGTATTTGGATGCAAAAATATTGTTAAATAAAAGTACGAATAATTCATATAATCTGATAATTTTGTGCTGTTGTTCAAAAAAGTATATATTGAATATAATTAGCATACATGTCTGCAAAGGCCTGAGCCTTTAATAATGAATAAATCATGAACAAGTGACCGAGTGAAAAGAGCCCATTTAAACAAATGGTGGACACTCATAAATATCATAAATAATTTATACGAATGAAAAAAAACATTTATATATTGTTTTTATTGCTTATAGCTTCAATTCAGGCTAGTCTAGCACAACGTCAGGTGATTGACCGTGTTGTCGCAACAGTTGGATCGGGCATTATCTTACAGTCCGACGTGGATATGCAATATTCGCAATGGTTAGCGCAAGGAAACAAACCTAATGAAAACTTTAAATGCGGTGTACTTGAGCAATTAATCATTCAGAAACTGCTTTCCCAGCAGGCCGTAATTGACTCTATTGATGTAACAGAAACTGAAGTCGACGACAACCTTAACTCCCGTTTACGCCATATGTCGCAACAGGCTGGAGGTCAAGAACGTCTTGAGAAATTTCTCAACCGCTCGTTATTACAATACAAGGAAGAAATGCGTGCAAGTGTTTTTGAACAATTGAAAGCCAACAAGATGCAACAAAACATTGTTCAAAAAGTTGACGTAACACCATTGGAAGTAAAACGTTATTTTGAAGGCCTGAATCAAGATAGCCTTCCTTATTTCAATACTGAAGTCGAAATTGGTGAAATTGTCATGATGCCGAAGTTGACAGATGAGGAAAAAAAAGAACAACGAGACAAAATTGAAGGTATCCGAAAACAGATTATAGAGGGATCGGATTTTGGTACAATGGCTCGTATATATTCCCAAGACCCAGGATCAGCGCCCTACGGTGGAGATTTGGGTTTCGGTACTCGCGACAACTACGTCAAGGAATACTCTGCGATGGCATTTAAATTAAAACCTGGAGAAATATCGCCCATTGTAGAATCTAAATATGGTTTCCATATTATTCAGGTACTCGAAAGACGTGGCGAAGAGGTTCACACACGCCATATCCTAATGAAGATTAATCCTGGTGCCGCAGCGTTAGAACGGACCAAAAATAAACTGGACAGTATTTATAAATTAGTAGTTGACAAAAAAATGGATTTCTATCATGCTGCCACAAATTATTCCGATGCAGAGGAAAGTAAATTCAATGGTGGTATGATCCTCAATCAGGACGGATCGAGCCGCACAACAGTAATTCCTATGGATGGCTTGGAGAAATCAGTATTTACAGCAATTGATCAGCTAAAACCTGGAGAATATTCCAAACCAGCACAGTTTACAGACAAAATGGGCGATGTTGGCTATCGCTTCAATTATTTAAAAACACGTATTCCTCCACACAAAGCTAATTTGGACGAAGATTTTACCAAAATTAAAGAGGCGGCCAGACAAGATAAAATCAATCGCAATCTGAGCAAATGGTTTGACGATAAATCCAAAACAACATTTATTGATATCAGTGATGAATTTGGTTCATGTGATGAATTGAAAAAATGGAGAAAATAATAAGTTTAAAACACTTATCACCCAAAAAGGGCTTGAATATTTGATATTCAAGCCCTTTTTATTTTGCACCCGTCGTTATTATTTTTCAAACATCATCTCAATCAGAATATTCCAATTGGCCTTCTTGACATCATCTTTCGCCAATTCGCTGAGTTGCCAGATACGAATATAATTATACTTGACAACTTTATCCTTCTGTCTCACCGTTGCCGTGCCTTTTGTATAGGCGAAATCCCCGCTGTAAGAACGTTTTACTTCTTCGGGAACGGTTTCTATTGTCATTCGTTGCTTTTTGAGATAGGCCATCATATTCGCCTTCCCTTCCATCGGACTGGTCCAGGGAAACAAAAACCGGACATCTTCACTTAAAAATTCCTTATATGCAGTTTGGTTATCGGCTTTCAATACTGTCGACATTAACTTGTCTGTTTCTAAAACAATATCTTCCCGCTGATTTAAGCGTACTTTAGAACGATGTTTCAAATACCATGAATCGGTAGGTTCGATATATTCTAAATCAAATTCACCGTCGTTCCCATTGTTTTCCACCTCGGCGCGAATATCGACCAGCCACTTGCCCTTCTTATTCCGCTTCCATACCGTGAGATATTCTCCATGTCGCAATCGCGCACCCACCTTCTGAAAATCCATAGACCCCGAAGTCACGCCAAACTCCTGACTCTTCGCAATCAGCGCAAACGTAGGTTGCCAGTTTAAGACATCCGGAATATTTGGTCTATTATTCAGATAATTATAAGCATTTACTGCCGAAGGAACATAAAACGTAGATTCTTTATCAATAATCGAAAGAAACGCTTGGTGCGGTGTAGAGGCTTTAGCCAATGCTGCTGCATCCTTATCTGCCTGCAGTAGGCTGCCAACTTTCTCGGGTATCTGCGCATATAGTGTTGTACCCAAAACACTCATCACTGTAAAAACAGATAACCTATTCCAAAAATTCATACGCAAAATGATTTCCTCTTTAATAAATTCGATTTCTTCTCTATCAAATCTTATTCCAAAGTGTTCCTTCTTTACTATCTTTCAATTGAATTCCAATAGTAGTAAGCTCATCACGAATACGATCGGAGGTAACGAAGTCTTTATTTGCTTTTGCTTCATTACGTAGCTTAATAACCAGATTCATAACATCGTCAATATCATCTGATACGGATGTCTGATCGTTTCTAAGCCCCAGGATATCCTCGACAAACTCTTTCATGAATACTTTCAGGTTTTCCAATCCTTCTGCCGAAACCTTTGCCTTACCATCATAAATTGAATTGATGATACGTACAATTTCAAACAATTCGGCAATGAGCACAGGACTATTAAAATCGTCATCCATAGCGGCGTAACACTTGCGGCGGATTTCAGCCAAATTGAATGAATCAGCACCTTTCGACACCTTCAATTTATCTAACAAGCTTATGGCAGTCATTAGGCGTTTATAGCCCTTGTCGGCCGCATCCAGTGCCTCATTGGAGAAATCCAAGGTACTTCTATAATGCGCCTGTAGCATAAAAAAGCGTACAGCCATTGGCGAATATCCTCTATTCAGTAAGGGATGATTTCCTGTAAACAACTCACCTGGCAAGAAACCATTTCCAGCAGATTTAGACATACGGGCGCCGTTTACAGTCAGCATATTGGTATGCATCCAGTACTTTGCCGGACTCGTATGGTTACAGGCTTCAGACTGTGCAATTTCATTGGTATGGTGTGTAGCAGCCAAATCCATTCCACCACCATGAATATCAAATTGATCGCCGAGGTACTTTCTGCTCATAGCTGAACATTCGATATGCCAGCCCGGAAAGCCAACGCTCCAGGGAGCAGGCCAACGCATGATCGTTTCGGGCTTTGCTTTGATCCACAAGGCAAAATCCAAACGTCCCTTTTTCTCATCCTGACCACTCAATTCACGGGTGTTATTGAGCATATCCTCTAATTTACGATTGGTCAATATCGTATAATCATACGTTTCAACGTATTTCTCAACATCAAAATATACGGTACCATTCCGCTCGTAAGCATAGCCATTTTCCATAATCTGCTCGATCATTTCGATCTGCTCGCAAATATGCCCTGTCGCCGTAGGCTCAATACTTGGCGGCAAGGTATTAAAAAGGCGCAATACGTCGTGAAAACCTATTGTATACTTTTGTACAATTTCCATAGGCTCCAACTGTTCCAATTTTGCCTTTTTTGCAAACTTGTCGTCTCCCTCATCACGATCGCCCTCCAAATGTCCTGCATCCGTAATATTGCGCACATAACGCACTTTATAACCAAGATGACGCAAGTATCTAAAAATCAAATCAAAAGAAACGAACGTCCGACAATTACCCAAATGTACATCACTGTATACAGTAGGGCCACAGACGTACATACCAACGAGATTGGCATGAATGGGTTCGAATTTTTCTTTTGTTCGCGAAAGGGTATTGTATAAAACGAGATTATGGTCCATGTTTAATCGCTGCTTGAAAGCTATTTTTGTCTAAAATATATTTGAATTGGCACACCATTAAAGTCAAAATTATCACGTAATTTATTCTCTATAAAGCGTTTATATGGATCTTTGATGTATTGTGGCAAATTACAGAAGAACGCAAACATGGGTGTTCTTCCTGGCAATTGTGTTACATATTTAATTTTGATGTATTTACCTTTTAAGGATGGTGGTGGATAGTTTTCAATAATATCCAGCATCACTTCATTCAACTTGGACGTTGGGATTTTCTTTGTTTTGTTAGCATATACCTTATCAGCAACCTCCAACACCTTAAGAACACGTTGTTTTTCGGTTACGGAAGTGAAGATAATAGGCACATCAGTAAAAGGCGCTATTTTTTCTTTGATGCGATCTTCGAACGCCTTCATGGTCTTATTATCTTTTTCGATCAGATCCCATTTGTTGACAACGATCACGATGCCTTTACGGTTTTTCTCTGCCAAGTTGAAAATATTAACGTCCTGCGCTTCTAATCCATCTTGAGCATCGAGCATTAAAATAGTCACATCAGAATCTTCCAACGCTTTAATGGTGCGCATAACCGAATAAAACTCGATATCTTCATTCACTTTGGACTTACGGCGAAGACCTGCAGTATCGATCAATAAAAAGTTGTGGCCATATTGATTGTAATGGATACGGATTGAATCACGTGTTGTCCCTGCCATTGGCGTTACAATATTGCGATCTTTGCCGATCAAGGCATTTGTCAAAGAGGATTTGCCCACATTCGGGCGTCCCACGATGGTATATTTTGGTAAGGATTCTTCTTCTTCCTCTTCCACTTCAAAATGAGAAACAACAGCATCCAACAGTTCTCCTGTACCTGATCCTGTAGCTGACGAAATATTGAACACCTCTCCTAATCCAAAGGCATAAAACTCAGCCGATTCATGGTGCAATTTTGCGTGATCGACTTTATTCGCTACCACATAAACAGGTTTGGAGCTTCTTCTCAGAATATCAGCGATTTCGTCATCCAAGTCGGTAATGCCCGTAGTGACATCCACCATAAAGATCACGACCGATGCTTCTTCAATAGCGATATAGACCTGATCACGGATTGCCTCTTCAAAGACATCATCCGAACCATGTACAAAACCACCTGTATCAATTACTGTAAATTTCTTTCCGATCCACTCGGCTGTTTCATAATGACGGTCGCGCGTCACCCCGCTAAAGTCATCAACAATCGCTTTTCTACTTTCTGTAAGACGATTGAATAAGGTAGATTTACCAACGTTTGGACGACCAACAATTGCAACAATATTTGCCATATTTATTTTATTTGATCCACCCACTATCGCAGCAGATGGCACTTTTATGCTAAAAATATACTTAAGGGAACAAAGATACGGATTCAAAAGGGATTATCGCGACACAAAAACAAAAATGGCTTTACCGTGAAGTAAAGCCATTTATGCGGTTTAAATTATCAATATTCG encodes the following:
- a CDS encoding proton-conducting transporter membrane subunit yields the protein MAMNILASTFFLTGIGILYGISGSLNMADLALRIPKIQNQALVEITATFFLIGFGIKSAIFPLYFWLPSSYHTPPSAVAATFGGLLTKVGIYALFRVFSLLFIPNHFTKELLIALAILTILTGAFGALIKTNIRRLFSYLIVCHIGFMIGGLGLYSKWALLGAIFYLIHDIMVKTNLFLIAGVVRQLRSTMDMNKLGGLYAQYPKISLLFALVLFSLVGIPPLSGFWPKVYLFRDAFQLENYAFAGALIIGSFITLFVIAKMWAQVFWKDTPDLEIVEDKFADMVGYKKTMLILPVVILASASLYIGLNAEAIIHVADQIATQLLDTSPYINAVLGGQK
- a CDS encoding Na+/H+ antiporter subunit E, with amino-acid sequence MIKQFLMNLMLSFIWVALTGSMYYSNFLFGFMLGFGILWLMNRNEADQRYFYRVPKTLSFILFFLWEMIVANVQVAYDVITPKFFIKPAIVKYPMDAKTDLEINLLSTFISLTPGTLILDVSEDKKTIFIHVMYMKNREQFVSTLKNNVERRLLELLR
- a CDS encoding monovalent cation/H+ antiporter complex subunit F, with amino-acid sequence MTLNSYFDYVILPILTVSVILAFIRLYKGPQIFDRVIALDLIITIGIGIITVYSIRTSQEVFLDIAMILALIAFLGTIAFSFYLEKQSKDE
- the mnhG gene encoding monovalent cation/H(+) antiporter subunit G — its product is MNDITLAILSTIGALAILFASIGILRMPDFYLRLSVTVKAATLGVGLLLICAAVTFPDVSVTTKAIAIGFFLILTAPVAAHMIGRAAYIQRVKTWKGTTLNDLEKEGKLDCRKEDF
- a CDS encoding lactonase family protein; translated protein: MKKTFIYLMTILPLASFAQQIPMFVGTYTSKTESKGIYIYNFDVKTGDATLVSTQESKDPSFLARSNNFIYAVNELPNQEGTVSAYSFKDGHLTFLNSLPSGGGAPCFVEVHPNGSLLAVANYTGGSAALFDLESNGVLSKRARLIQHEGKGVDPVRQEKPHVHSTFFSKKGDKLYIQDLGLDEISIYPVNKTGNTHSLAEESEDIFTPAGGGPRHIAFDKKEKFLYVILEMTGQIAFYKKDGNAWMYQSTFDINPEGFKGSNGGADIKISADGKFLYATNRGDANTIATFSVEKNGELKKIANMAVKGKGPRNFNLSPDGKYLLVANQYTNNIVLFSRDTKTGLLTDTGKEIAVPSPVCILF
- a CDS encoding peptidylprolyl isomerase yields the protein MKKNIYILFLLLIASIQASLAQRQVIDRVVATVGSGIILQSDVDMQYSQWLAQGNKPNENFKCGVLEQLIIQKLLSQQAVIDSIDVTETEVDDNLNSRLRHMSQQAGGQERLEKFLNRSLLQYKEEMRASVFEQLKANKMQQNIVQKVDVTPLEVKRYFEGLNQDSLPYFNTEVEIGEIVMMPKLTDEEKKEQRDKIEGIRKQIIEGSDFGTMARIYSQDPGSAPYGGDLGFGTRDNYVKEYSAMAFKLKPGEISPIVESKYGFHIIQVLERRGEEVHTRHILMKINPGAAALERTKNKLDSIYKLVVDKKMDFYHAATNYSDAEESKFNGGMILNQDGSSRTTVIPMDGLEKSVFTAIDQLKPGEYSKPAQFTDKMGDVGYRFNYLKTRIPPHKANLDEDFTKIKEAARQDKINRNLSKWFDDKSKTTFIDISDEFGSCDELKKWRK
- a CDS encoding DUF4440 domain-containing protein, translated to MNFWNRLSVFTVMSVLGTTLYAQIPEKVGSLLQADKDAAALAKASTPHQAFLSIIDKESTFYVPSAVNAYNYLNNRPNIPDVLNWQPTFALIAKSQEFGVTSGSMDFQKVGARLRHGEYLTVWKRNKKGKWLVDIRAEVENNGNDGEFDLEYIEPTDSWYLKHRSKVRLNQREDIVLETDKLMSTVLKADNQTAYKEFLSEDVRFLFPWTSPMEGKANMMAYLKKQRMTIETVPEEVKRSYSGDFAYTKGTATVRQKDKVVKYNYIRIWQLSELAKDDVKKANWNILIEMMFEK
- the cysS gene encoding cysteine--tRNA ligase; the encoded protein is MDHNLVLYNTLSRTKEKFEPIHANLVGMYVCGPTVYSDVHLGNCRTFVSFDLIFRYLRHLGYKVRYVRNITDAGHLEGDRDEGDDKFAKKAKLEQLEPMEIVQKYTIGFHDVLRLFNTLPPSIEPTATGHICEQIEMIEQIMENGYAYERNGTVYFDVEKYVETYDYTILTNRKLEDMLNNTRELSGQDEKKGRLDFALWIKAKPETIMRWPAPWSVGFPGWHIECSAMSRKYLGDQFDIHGGGMDLAATHHTNEIAQSEACNHTSPAKYWMHTNMLTVNGARMSKSAGNGFLPGELFTGNHPLLNRGYSPMAVRFFMLQAHYRSTLDFSNEALDAADKGYKRLMTAISLLDKLKVSKGADSFNLAEIRRKCYAAMDDDFNSPVLIAELFEIVRIINSIYDGKAKVSAEGLENLKVFMKEFVEDILGLRNDQTSVSDDIDDVMNLVIKLRNEAKANKDFVTSDRIRDELTTIGIQLKDSKEGTLWNKI
- the der gene encoding ribosome biogenesis GTPase Der — protein: MANIVAIVGRPNVGKSTLFNRLTESRKAIVDDFSGVTRDRHYETAEWIGKKFTVIDTGGFVHGSDDVFEEAIRDQVYIAIEEASVVIFMVDVTTGITDLDDEIADILRRSSKPVYVVANKVDHAKLHHESAEFYAFGLGEVFNISSATGSGTGELLDAVVSHFEVEEEEEESLPKYTIVGRPNVGKSSLTNALIGKDRNIVTPMAGTTRDSIRIHYNQYGHNFLLIDTAGLRRKSKVNEDIEFYSVMRTIKALEDSDVTILMLDAQDGLEAQDVNIFNLAEKNRKGIVIVVNKWDLIEKDNKTMKAFEDRIKEKIAPFTDVPIIFTSVTEKQRVLKVLEVADKVYANKTKKIPTSKLNEVMLDIIENYPPPSLKGKYIKIKYVTQLPGRTPMFAFFCNLPQYIKDPYKRFIENKLRDNFDFNGVPIQIYFRQK